A stretch of the Arctopsyche grandis isolate Sample6627 unplaced genomic scaffold, ASM5162203v2 HiC_scaffold_27, whole genome shotgun sequence genome encodes the following:
- the LOC143921885 gene encoding histone H2A-like, whose translation MSGRGKGGKVKGKAKSRSSRAGLQFPVGRIHRLLRKGNYAERVGAGAPVYLAAVMEYLAAEVLELAGNAARDNKKTRIIPRHLQLAIRNDEELNKLLSGVTIAQGGVLPNIQAVLLPKKTEKKA comes from the coding sequence ATGTCCGGCCGTGGAAAAGGAGGCAAGGTGAAGGGAAAGGCAAAGTCGCGCTCCAGCCGAGCTGGTCTGCAGTTCCCCGTGGGCAGGATCCATCGTCTGCTGAGGAAAGGCAATTACGCGGAGCGCGTGGGAGCCGGAGCCCCCGTCTACTTGGCCGCCGTCATGGAATATTTGGCTGCTGAAGTCCTCGAGTTGGCCGGAAACGCCGCTCGTGACAACAAGAAGACCAGAATTATCCCTCGCCATCTCCAACTGGCCATCCGCAACGACGAAGAATTGAACAAATTGCTCTCTGGAGTGACCATCGCTCAAGGAGGCGTCCTGCCCAACATCCAAGCTGTCTTGTTGCCCAAGAAGACCGAAAAGAAGGCATAA